The Lysobacter gummosus genome includes a region encoding these proteins:
- a CDS encoding OprO/OprP family phosphate-selective porin, which translates to MLIGAAGGIGEAVAQTPDAAELLRLVQAQAARIERLERRLAAVEGGSATADAPAPAPEDAGLAQRLDKLEQAQARQPAVNWSKGAPQFTSADGRSVFRPRGRVFLDASSTGGSGFANRNLSGTEVRSLRLGAEGAYGRIGWNLEGDFADNGVSWKSAYASFAHTLFGQKSELTVGNRLNDRGIDGSSSTSNTPFQERNVVGTLVLPQRGLFGVGLTERVFGRGWHASLSVAGNDLDNAGDGNDSLTWAARAHWNPFKRERAIVHLGAWAFYEDIGAGSAGVVRASAIGGHFNDEVKLAPGSVAGAESGRGHGLELAAVAGLFWGSGEWGRRRIEGLDRRGAYTAGYDAYAVSAGWFLSGGAPAYVADTGTWGRVKVERPVTAGGRGAWELKARYENADFRDLPGGGAGHAWTFGANWYLNDYSRVMLDLVRWQTDNRSGKYLAADQGYTLNTRLQLVF; encoded by the coding sequence ATGCTTATCGGCGCCGCCGGAGGCATCGGCGAGGCCGTCGCGCAGACGCCCGACGCCGCCGAACTGCTGCGGCTGGTGCAGGCGCAAGCGGCCAGGATCGAACGCCTGGAGCGGCGCCTGGCCGCGGTGGAGGGCGGTTCCGCGACGGCCGATGCGCCGGCGCCAGCACCCGAAGACGCCGGCCTTGCCCAGCGCCTGGACAAGCTCGAACAGGCCCAGGCCAGGCAACCGGCGGTGAACTGGTCCAAGGGTGCCCCGCAGTTCACCAGCGCCGACGGCCGCAGCGTGTTCCGGCCGCGTGGCCGCGTGTTCCTGGACGCGTCCAGCACCGGCGGCTCCGGCTTCGCGAACCGCAACCTCAGCGGCACCGAAGTGCGCTCGCTGCGCCTGGGCGCCGAGGGGGCGTACGGCCGCATCGGCTGGAACCTGGAAGGCGACTTCGCCGACAACGGCGTGAGTTGGAAGTCCGCTTACGCCAGCTTCGCCCACACGTTGTTCGGGCAGAAGTCCGAATTGACCGTCGGCAACCGGCTCAACGACCGCGGCATCGACGGTTCCAGCAGCACCTCCAATACGCCGTTCCAGGAGCGCAACGTGGTCGGGACGCTGGTGCTGCCGCAGCGCGGCCTGTTCGGCGTGGGGCTGACCGAGCGCGTCTTCGGCCGCGGTTGGCATGCCAGCCTGTCGGTGGCGGGGAACGATCTGGACAATGCCGGCGATGGCAACGACAGTCTGACCTGGGCCGCGCGCGCGCACTGGAATCCGTTCAAACGCGAGCGCGCGATCGTGCATTTGGGCGCCTGGGCTTTTTACGAGGACATCGGCGCGGGCTCGGCCGGGGTGGTGCGCGCTTCGGCGATCGGCGGCCACTTCAACGATGAGGTCAAGCTCGCGCCGGGCAGCGTGGCTGGCGCCGAAAGCGGGCGTGGGCATGGCCTGGAACTGGCGGCGGTCGCCGGCCTGTTCTGGGGTTCGGGCGAATGGGGCCGGCGCCGGATCGAGGGGCTGGATCGCCGCGGCGCCTACACGGCCGGGTACGACGCTTACGCCGTCTCGGCCGGCTGGTTCCTGAGCGGCGGCGCGCCGGCCTACGTGGCCGACACCGGCACCTGGGGGCGGGTCAAGGTCGAGCGCCCGGTCACCGCCGGCGGACGCGGCGCATGGGAATTGAAGGCCCGCTACGAGAACGCGGATTTCCGCGATCTGCCCGGAGGCGGCGCCGGACATGCCTGGACCTTCGGCGCTAACTGGTACTTGAACGACTACAGCCGGGTCATGCTCGATCTGGTGCGGTGGCAGACCGACAACCGCAGCGGCAAGTACCTCGCCGCCGACCAGGGATACACGCTAAATACCCGTCTGCAATTGGTTTTTTGA
- a CDS encoding AbrB/MazE/SpoVT family DNA-binding domain-containing protein gives MEATVAERGQITLPKAVRDALGLTKGTLLKVELDGSRIILRKSVDDAISKARGKFALDGFESGEDAARAMREEE, from the coding sequence ATGGAAGCGACCGTCGCCGAACGAGGCCAGATCACCCTGCCCAAGGCGGTGCGCGACGCGCTCGGCCTGACCAAGGGCACGCTGCTCAAGGTCGAGCTGGACGGCAGCCGCATCATCCTGCGCAAGAGCGTGGACGATGCCATCTCCAAGGCGCGCGGCAAGTTCGCCCTGGACGGCTTCGAGTCCGGCGAAGACGCCGCGCGCGCGATGCGCGAGGAGGAATGA
- a CDS encoding type II toxin-antitoxin system VapC family toxin: protein MIAVDSPVLIELLSDGPQADAVESCLRQSLVGGRVVVCDVSLAEICAALRGGAQAQEALEEMGIHFSALEAKSALRAGEMHRRHRQRGDRSRGFGGFLIGAHALLQCDGLITWNDTFYRDYFKGLKLIVPQA, encoded by the coding sequence GTGATCGCGGTCGACTCGCCGGTCTTGATCGAACTGTTGAGCGACGGCCCGCAAGCCGACGCGGTCGAGTCCTGCCTGCGCCAGAGCCTGGTCGGCGGCCGGGTCGTGGTCTGCGACGTCAGCCTGGCCGAAATCTGCGCGGCGCTGCGCGGCGGCGCGCAAGCGCAGGAGGCGCTGGAGGAAATGGGCATCCATTTCAGCGCGCTGGAAGCCAAGTCGGCGTTGCGCGCCGGCGAGATGCATCGCCGCCATCGCCAGCGCGGCGACCGCTCGCGCGGCTTCGGCGGGTTTCTGATCGGCGCCCACGCTCTGCTGCAATGCGACGGCCTGATCACCTGGAACGACACGTTTTATCGCGACTACTTCAAGGGCCTGAAGCTGATCGTGCCGCAAGCCTGA